A genomic window from Brachyspira sp. SAP_772 includes:
- a CDS encoding chemotaxis protein → MSDSTTVYGNVNENILDYSAILEATVKDIQNFLTEFGRVYSFIGEKFPLIEQEMKNENEKSISLLSYFTEKDSEKNFSSDFQENQEDFFKSFDRMQTLINQDDVLSNSIIEDVNIISNVMESIEEIRKLADQIKVYSLNAIIIASKYGSGGKAFGEISKNIIKMSETSNEQADQMNRIGQELFVQFDKFKDEILKTNEMQRRSFNIMREQLDREHNNMVNSFATFSNMISDIISRVDNSYDYIFEVMMILPQEDIIRQQTEHIIDSIKLVVEENRKFIDTYGKEVIAINNAAELENNESLEHKLLDLLTFDDVVLSLIIENFKSIHKEILDNNARINDSLRGLKESLLDISSDRNTIVEYMIGAQSGKSEFPFSVSDSIFNEYLGFIKLYLDNFKLFLSNKHRISDNNAGIIDSIEELENMFLETKNIAKAFNSINFLAKIELEKNSDIFSDSQTFSMVSVESIATNITDTVDVCLEKFENIKTTIFSAINKFKFNISQQSVENLYIESIMDNIYKRLEESKGIIEDNIKGLDTHAKELFNLIEKTLIDLSSLTTLLTKINEIMEVFNKMRDIIRNKKNEYYKTLNIESWKIESDKYMEIVNYYTIKKERTIANSILSGDETLNVDINIEEGSDSGDFTLF, encoded by the coding sequence GTGTCGGATAGCACTACAGTTTATGGTAATGTTAATGAGAATATTCTTGATTATTCTGCAATTTTAGAAGCTACTGTGAAAGATATACAAAATTTCTTAACAGAATTCGGAAGAGTTTATAGCTTTATAGGAGAGAAGTTTCCATTAATAGAACAAGAAATGAAAAATGAAAATGAGAAGTCTATTTCTCTCTTAAGCTATTTTACAGAAAAAGATAGTGAAAAAAATTTTTCAAGCGACTTCCAAGAAAATCAAGAAGATTTTTTTAAATCTTTTGATAGAATGCAAACATTAATTAATCAAGATGATGTTTTATCAAATTCCATTATTGAAGACGTTAATATTATTAGTAATGTAATGGAATCCATAGAAGAGATAAGAAAATTAGCAGATCAGATAAAGGTTTATTCTCTTAATGCTATAATCATAGCTTCGAAGTATGGTTCTGGCGGTAAGGCATTTGGAGAGATATCGAAAAACATCATAAAAATGTCAGAAACTTCCAACGAACAAGCCGACCAAATGAATAGAATAGGGCAGGAATTATTTGTACAGTTTGATAAGTTTAAAGATGAAATATTAAAAACTAATGAGATGCAAAGAAGAAGCTTCAATATAATGAGAGAGCAGCTAGATAGAGAGCATAACAATATGGTTAATTCTTTTGCTACTTTTTCTAATATGATTTCTGATATAATATCAAGAGTAGATAATAGCTATGATTATATATTTGAAGTGATGATGATACTTCCGCAAGAAGACATAATTAGGCAGCAAACAGAGCATATAATAGACTCTATAAAACTTGTTGTAGAAGAGAATAGAAAGTTTATAGATACTTATGGAAAAGAGGTAATTGCTATAAATAACGCTGCTGAGTTAGAAAATAATGAATCTTTAGAGCATAAATTATTAGATTTGCTTACTTTTGATGATGTAGTTTTAAGTTTGATAATAGAGAATTTTAAGTCTATACATAAAGAGATTTTAGATAATAATGCTCGTATAAATGATAGTTTAAGGGGGCTTAAAGAAAGCTTACTTGATATATCGTCAGACAGAAACACAATAGTTGAATATATGATAGGGGCACAATCAGGTAAATCAGAGTTTCCTTTTAGTGTATCAGACTCTATATTTAATGAATATTTAGGTTTTATTAAGCTATATTTGGACAATTTTAAATTATTTTTGAGTAATAAACATAGAATATCTGATAATAATGCGGGTATAATAGATTCTATAGAAGAGCTAGAGAATATGTTTTTAGAGACAAAAAATATTGCTAAGGCATTTAACTCTATTAACTTTTTAGCTAAAATAGAATTAGAGAAAAATAGTGATATATTTAGTGATTCTCAAACATTTTCTATGGTTAGTGTAGAATCTATAGCTACAAATATCACAGATACAGTAGATGTTTGTTTGGAGAAATTTGAAAATATAAAAACTACAATATTTAGTGCTATAAATAAGTTTAAATTTAATATTAGTCAGCAGTCTGTAGAAAATTTATATATAGAATCTATAATGGATAATATTTATAAACGTTTGGAAGAGTCTAAAGGTATTATAGAAGATAATATTAAAGGACTAGACACGCATGCTAAAGAATTGTTTAATTTAATAGAAAAAACATTAATAGATTTAAGTTCTTTAACTACTCTCTTAACAAAGATTAATGAGATAATGGAAGTATTTAATAAGATGCGTGATATTATAAGAAATAAGAAAAATGAATATTACAAAACTTTAAATATAGAGAGTTGGAAGATAGAAAGTGATAAATATATGGAAATAGTAAATTATTATACTATAAAGAAAGAGAGAACTATAGCGAACAGTATTTTATCTGGAGATGAGACATTAAATGTCGATATTAATATAGAAGAAGGTTCGGATAGTGGAGATTTTACATTATTTTAG
- a CDS encoding response regulator, protein MAKTILIVDDSNTARASVEYTLKKGSYDVISADDGTTGLEAVNKASNIDMIITDLNMPKMDGIEFIKNVRKFDKYKYTPILMLTTESQDDKKMEGKAAGASGWLVKPFNPTQLLDVVKRFLN, encoded by the coding sequence ATGGCTAAAACAATACTAATAGTAGACGATTCAAATACTGCTAGAGCATCTGTTGAGTATACTTTGAAAAAGGGAAGTTATGATGTAATTTCTGCTGATGATGGTACTACTGGCTTAGAAGCTGTAAATAAGGCTTCAAACATTGATATGATAATTACAGATTTGAATATGCCTAAGATGGATGGTATAGAGTTTATTAAGAATGTTAGAAAATTTGATAAGTATAAATATACTCCTATACTTATGCTTACAACAGAATCTCAAGATGATAAGAAGATGGAAGGTAAGGCAGCAGGAGCTAGCGGTTGGTTAGTAAAACCTTTCAACCCTACACAGCTTTTAGATGTTGTTAAACGTTTTTTAAATTAA
- a CDS encoding anti-anti-sigma factor — MAVIEIDENLNIRTMSKYFKNVIKAANYNEDTTIKFPEDSHLDLAGLQILYSIKKELDKNQKKLIVEGLDNSFIEYLNMVNK; from the coding sequence ATGGCTGTTATAGAAATAGACGAAAATCTTAATATAAGAACTATGAGTAAGTATTTTAAGAATGTTATAAAGGCAGCTAATTATAATGAAGATACAACAATAAAATTCCCAGAGGATAGTCATTTAGACTTAGCTGGCTTACAAATACTTTATTCTATAAAAAAAGAACTTGATAAAAATCAAAAAAAACTTATAGTAGAAGGGTTAGATAATTCTTTTATAGAATATTTAAATATGGTAAACAAATAA
- a CDS encoding chemotaxis protein CheA, translated as MFDSDEFISIFLSEANEIVEGLENDLVLLEDNKSDEDLLNKIFRSAHTLKSSAGTVGFTTMSELNHVAENLLEKVRSGKLDVTPQMITVLLEFLDTVKLMLKNIVDGVGEADGVTNIESLKAKIKAIAEGNDISTVSVEKKEEAPKAEEKPKEETKSSSSNNMFHIEMIFKPSIFDNGIDPLMFLNDLKAIGTISNLKIDISNLPAISDLEDPYACYTQFSLDVETSSTIEQVQNIFLFVIDDNDINITEKVEEEAKPVEEKAEEKVEEKAEEKHEEEKKEEVHDDKAKENKPAAKPTGTKVQAPSTVRVDIRKLDSLMNLIGELVIAQSRIMQLTQNLDIDNGLKEAVSSMDRTSRQIQEEVMNIRMMPIGPIFTQFHRYVRDLNLELNKEVKLVLKGETTEIDKNMLEQLSDPLKHIIRNSMDHGIEKTKEERIARGKPEYGTITMSAAHQEGHVVIEVSDDGNGLNKEKIFNKAVEKGLLSKDGNYSDAEIYRTIFSPGLSTAEKVTDISGRGVGMDVVRANVEKMKGKIEIKSAEGVGSTFIIKLPLTLAIIEGITFAIGEQIYVMPLISIIEQIKIKSDQVKPFEGKGEMIKIRDEYLPLIRLHKVFEIDTQVNEIDDGIVVVVEAGYRKCAIFVDELLDQQQVVIKSLDSAFSKHAGIAGGTILGDGRIALIIDIQGLVNISLQNKVNNGVK; from the coding sequence ATGTTTGATAGTGATGAATTTATTTCGATATTTTTGAGTGAGGCTAATGAGATAGTTGAAGGACTAGAAAACGATTTAGTTTTACTCGAAGATAATAAAAGTGATGAAGACCTTTTAAATAAAATATTTAGAAGTGCCCATACTTTAAAATCTTCTGCTGGTACAGTTGGTTTTACTACAATGAGTGAGTTAAACCACGTGGCAGAAAACTTATTGGAGAAGGTAAGAAGCGGCAAATTGGATGTTACTCCGCAAATGATTACTGTTCTATTAGAGTTTTTGGACACTGTAAAACTTATGCTTAAAAACATAGTAGATGGTGTTGGTGAAGCAGATGGCGTTACAAATATAGAAAGCCTAAAAGCAAAAATAAAAGCTATAGCAGAAGGAAATGATATAAGCACTGTATCTGTAGAAAAAAAGGAAGAGGCTCCTAAAGCAGAGGAAAAACCTAAAGAAGAAACTAAATCATCTTCTTCAAATAATATGTTTCATATTGAAATGATATTTAAGCCTAGCATTTTTGATAATGGTATAGACCCTCTTATGTTTTTAAATGACCTTAAGGCTATAGGTACTATTAGCAATTTAAAAATAGATATTAGCAATTTACCTGCTATATCAGATTTAGAAGATCCTTATGCTTGTTACACTCAATTTTCATTAGATGTTGAAACTTCTTCTACAATAGAGCAAGTTCAAAATATATTCTTATTTGTTATAGATGATAATGATATTAATATTACTGAGAAGGTAGAAGAGGAAGCTAAACCTGTTGAAGAAAAGGCAGAAGAAAAAGTTGAAGAGAAAGCCGAAGAAAAGCATGAAGAAGAGAAGAAAGAAGAAGTTCATGATGATAAGGCTAAAGAAAATAAACCAGCTGCTAAACCTACAGGAACTAAGGTACAGGCTCCTTCTACTGTAAGGGTTGATATAAGAAAATTAGACAGCTTAATGAACTTGATTGGAGAGCTTGTTATAGCGCAGTCAAGAATAATGCAGCTAACACAAAACTTAGATATAGATAATGGCTTAAAAGAGGCAGTTAGTTCTATGGACAGAACCTCAAGACAAATACAAGAAGAGGTTATGAATATAAGAATGATGCCTATAGGCCCTATATTCACACAATTCCATAGATATGTAAGAGACCTTAACTTAGAATTAAACAAAGAAGTAAAATTGGTTCTTAAAGGTGAAACTACAGAGATAGATAAAAATATGTTAGAGCAATTATCCGACCCGCTTAAACATATTATTAGAAACTCTATGGACCATGGTATAGAAAAAACTAAAGAAGAGAGAATTGCAAGAGGAAAGCCTGAATATGGCACTATTACAATGTCTGCAGCTCACCAAGAAGGGCATGTTGTTATAGAGGTGTCTGATGACGGTAATGGCTTAAATAAAGAAAAAATATTTAATAAGGCTGTAGAGAAAGGCTTATTATCAAAAGACGGCAATTACTCTGATGCTGAAATATATAGAACAATATTTAGCCCGGGTTTATCAACTGCAGAAAAAGTTACTGACATATCCGGAAGGGGTGTTGGTATGGACGTTGTTAGGGCGAATGTTGAAAAGATGAAAGGAAAGATTGAGATAAAGAGTGCTGAAGGAGTTGGAAGCACATTTATTATTAAACTTCCTTTAACTTTGGCTATTATAGAAGGTATTACTTTTGCTATAGGTGAGCAGATTTATGTAATGCCATTAATATCTATCATAGAGCAGATAAAAATTAAAAGCGATCAAGTTAAACCTTTTGAGGGTAAAGGTGAGATGATAAAAATCAGAGATGAATATTTACCTCTCATAAGACTTCACAAGGTATTTGAGATAGATACTCAAGTTAATGAGATAGATGATGGTATTGTTGTAGTTGTTGAGGCAGGATATAGAAAATGTGCTATATTTGTAGATGAGTTACTTGATCAGCAGCAGGTTGTTATTAAGTCTTTGGATTCTGCTTTCAGCAAGCATGCAGGAATTGCAGGCGGTACTATACTTGGAGATGGTAGAATAGCTCTCATTATAGATATACAGGGGCTTGTTAATATATCTTTACAGAATAAAGTTAATAATGGCGTTAAATAA
- a CDS encoding chemotaxis protein CheW, with the protein MLDNQKINASEIAQIGGVGIGAEENASTEPSQQFLVFKIDNEEYALDVLSIEGIVGVTTITPVPGSPKYMRGLINLRGNILHIVDIRMRFGLERRDDRSIENDVIIVISTSNRRFGILADMVSDVITVYESQMTATPIANVSGLQISNVIRLENKIIMVLPIEDIVKSNDDMNKTIV; encoded by the coding sequence ATGTTGGATAATCAAAAAATTAATGCTAGTGAAATAGCACAGATTGGCGGTGTGGGTATAGGTGCTGAAGAGAACGCTTCCACAGAGCCAAGTCAGCAATTTCTTGTTTTTAAGATAGATAACGAAGAATATGCTCTTGATGTGTTAAGTATAGAGGGTATAGTTGGTGTTACTACTATTACTCCTGTACCGGGAAGTCCTAAATATATGAGAGGGCTCATTAATTTGAGGGGTAATATTTTACATATAGTTGATATAAGAATGCGTTTTGGTCTTGAAAGAAGAGATGACCGTTCTATAGAAAATGATGTTATTATAGTAATATCTACTTCTAACAGAAGATTTGGCATACTTGCTGATATGGTTTCTGATGTTATTACTGTTTATGAAAGCCAGATGACTGCTACTCCTATTGCTAATGTTAGCGGTTTACAGATATCTAATGTTATTAGACTTGAAAATAAGATTATTATGGTTCTTCCTATAGAGGATATAGTAAAATCTAATGACGATATGAATAAGACCATAGTTTGA